Proteins found in one Triticum aestivum cultivar Chinese Spring chromosome 4D, IWGSC CS RefSeq v2.1, whole genome shotgun sequence genomic segment:
- the LOC123099731 gene encoding alpha carbonic anhydrase 1, chloroplastic: MVPAMASRRAVLVLVVAVAAAASVAADDPDYSYVPGNKLGPENWAKLSPKYSACNGGSAARKQSPIDIVTKNAVPKPNLDPLTRTYVATDATLINNGKEISMTFNGKPGSVSIGGKAFSLKKLRWKTPSEHTINGQRHPVELQLVHESDAGSGELAIIAILYKLGAPDSFYFQLKRKLAELAADRCSYGEQDARVAAGLVHLRSLEKRTGSYFRYMGSLTAPPCAENVYWNVLGKVRQMTKEQIDLVTAPLPAAAKQNARPVQPLNGRVVTFYNPPNSTISFDI, translated from the exons ATGGTGCCGGCAATGGCGTCCCGCCGGGCCGTCCTCGTCTTGGTCGTCGCCgtcgcggcggcggcgtccgttgCAGCCGACGATCCGGACTACAGCTACGTGCCGGGGAACAAGCTGGGCCCGGAGAACTGGGCCAAGCTGAGCCCCAAGTACAGCGCCTGCAACGGCGGCTCCGCGGCGAGGAAGCAGTCCCCCATCGACATCGTCACCAAGAACGCCGTCCCCAAGCCCAACCTCGACCCCCTCACCCGCACCTacgtcgccaccgacgccaccCTCATCAACAACGGCAAAGAAATCTCG ATGACGTTCAACGGCAAGCCTGGCAGCGTGTCCATCGGCGGCAAGGCCTTCAGCCTCAAGAAGCTCCGGTGGAAGACGCCCTCCGAGCACACCATCAACGGCCAGAGGCACCCCGTCGAGCTCCAGCTCGTCCACGAGAGCGacgccggctccggcgagctcgccaTCATCGCCATCCTCTACAAGCTCGGCGCCCCGGACTCCTTCTACTTCCAGCTCAAGCGGAAGCTGGCGGAGCTGGCGGCCGACCGGTGCAGCTACGGCGAGCAGGACGCGCGCGTGGCGGCCGGCCTGGTGCACCTGCGCTCGCTGGAGAAGCGGACGGGGAGCTACTTCCGGTACATGGGCTCCCTTACGGCGCCGCCGTGCGCCGAGAACGTCTACTGGAACGTCCTGGGCAAGGTGAGGCAGATGACCAAGGAGCAGATCGACCTCGTCACCGCGCCGCTGCCGGCCGCCGCCAAGCAGAACGCCCGGCCGGTGCAGCCGCTCAACGGCAGGGTCGTCACCTTCTACAACCCGCCCAACAGCACCATCTCCTTCGACATTTGA
- the LOC123099730 gene encoding F-box protein At5g07610, which yields MDQTEALPDDTLASILGRLPPCDLAASRCVRKTWRAVVDARRLLLPHLLPHSLHGIFINYIDYESPRCFSRPSTQKPAIDCNLDFLPGYAEDFDSIVDHCNGLLLYESDMNLCSYVVNPATRQWERLRYKTDARHHLAYLAFDPAVSPHYEVLLIPCVPDKVDPAQDSMEWPPSSWVFDVFSSSTRKWLKRSFIRQGEAAGTVTDVRVDPLQPKSMCWGGPRRRYSAYWRGSLYVHCRGAFVVRSSMSDGKYQVIKMPIDIVERKQDQYLGKSEKGVYLAAIIYDEHILQVKTLVESSRHIDWVLKYHVDLEPCATADCRIDTGELEGFEKTWTLDGGRREGGWGEADEEKGEGENGGMLIPKNLEWDSDDDNVLNGKADYGCFYGRNVYFLGFHPYKEVVFLGLSFTGMAYHLESSKVQYLGDMRPKDYYHGHANGIYDSFPYTPCMIGELRNHASRSRRRGWSI from the exons ATGGACCAGACCGAAGCCCTGCCAGACGACACGCTCGCCAGCATCCTCGGCCGCCTTCCGCCGTGCGACCTCGCCGCGTCCCGCTGCGTCCGCAAGACGTGGCGCGCCGTGGTGGACGCCCGCCGCCtgctgctcccgcacctgctcccgcattcGCTGCATGGCATCTTCATCAACTACATCGACTACGAGAGCCCGCGCTGCTTCTCGCGCCCCTCCACACAGAAGCCCGCGATCGACTGCAACCTCGACTTCCTGCCTGGTTACGCCGAGGATTTCGATTCAATCGTAGATCACTGCAACGGCCTCTTGCTTTATGAGAGCGACATGAACTTGTGCTCCTACGTGGTCAACCCCGCCACGAGACAATGGGAACGTCTCCGCTACAAGACCGACGCCCGCCACCACCTCGCATACCTTGCGTTCGACCCTGCCGTCTCACCCCACTATGAGGTGCTTTTGATCCCGTGTGTACCTGACAAAGTGGACCCTGCACAAGATTCCATGGAATGGCCACCATCCTCGTGGGTGTTTGATGTGTTCTCATCTAGTACAAGGAAATGGCTCAAGAGGTCCTTTATCCGCCAAGGCGAGGCTGCGGGCACGGTGACCGATGTTCGGGTAGATCCACTACAGCCAAAATCTATGTGTTGGGGAGGTCCAAGGCGGCGATATAGTGCGTACTGGCGAGGATCACTCTATGTGCATTGTCGCGGTGCGTTTGTCGTCAG ATCATCTATGTCGGATGGCAAGTACCAAGTAATTAAGATGCCAATAGATATTGTAGAAAGAAAACAGGATCAATATCTTGGCAAATCAGAAAAAGGGGTGTACCTTGCAGctataatatatgatgaacatataCTCCAAGTTAAAACCCTTGTTGAATCAAGCAGACACATAGATTGGGTGTTGAAGTATCATGTTGATCTTGAGCCATGTGCAACGGCAGATTGCCGGATCGACACAGGTGAGCTCGAGGGATTTGAAAAAACATGGACCTTAGATGGAGGACGACGAGAAGGAGGATGGGGAGAAGCAgatgaagaaaaaggagaaggagaaaacGGTGGAATGCTAATACCGAAGAATCTAGAATGGGACTCCGACGATGATAATGTTCTGAATGGTAAAGCTGATTATGGATGCTTCTATGGAAGGAACGTCTACTTCCTTGGCTTTCACCCCTACAAGGAGGTTGTTTTCTTGGGGTTATCATTTACAGGAATGGCTTATCATTTGGAAAGCTCGAAGGTTCAGTATCTGGGAGACATGCGCCCAAAAGATTACTATCATGGACATGCGAATGGCATATACGACTCATTTCCGTACACCCCTTGCATGATTGGGGAGCTTCGAAATCATGCTTCAAGGAGTCGTCGCAGAGGTTGGAGCATTTAA